The following is a genomic window from Actinomadura sp. WMMB 499.
CCGACCAGGTCGTGGAACCGGGCCATCCCGGCCATCCCCTCGGGCAGCCGGGCCCGCTTGAGCACCCTCCCCTCCCGGTCCTGGACCTCCACATCGTGATGGTCCTCGGCCCAGTCGTCTCCGACGAACAGCACATCACCCTCCACGCTCGATGGTCGGAGCAGCAGCCCGCAGGAGCCGGTCGGCGACCTAATGGACAAGTGCTCACGCCACGATCGGGCGGGCACGACATCCCATCAGCGATCAAGACCCCTGACCACCGGCGAGGGCACAATCTGACCCAAGGACTCAAGGTCCAGGCGATAAGAGTGCTCACTCACCGGCGGCTACCAGGCACCGAGTCTGCCAGCGCGGCTGACCCGGTACCTCCCATTAGGCGTCCCGGGCCTCGACGGCCTGCCGGTAGAGGCGTCCGGCGCGGTAGCTGGAGCGGACGAGCGGACCCGACATCACGCCCGCGAAGCCGATCTCCTTCGCCTCGTCGGACAGCTCGACGAACTCTTCCGGCTTCACCCACCGCTCGACCGGGTGGTGGCGCGGGGACGGGCGCAGGTACTGCGTGATCGTGATCAGTTCGCAACCGGCGTCGTGCAGGTCGCGCAGCGCCGCGGAGACCTCCTCGCGCGTCTCGCCCATGCCCAGGATCAGGTTCGACTTGGTGACCAGCCCGTCCTCGCGGGCCCGGGTGATCACCTCGAGGGAGCGCTCATAGCGGAACCCCGGACGGATCCGCCTGAAGATCCGCGGGACGGTCTCGACGTTGTGGGCGAGCACCTCGGGCCGCGACGAGAACACCTCGGCGAGCTGCTCGGGCTCCGCGTTGAAGTCCGGGATCAGCAGCTCGACGCCGCAGCCGGGCACCGCCGCGTGGATCCGCCGGACCGTCTCGGCATACAGCCAGGCGCCGCCGTCCTCCAGGTCGTCGCGGGCGACGCCGGTGACGGTGGCGTACTTCAGGCCCATCGTCACGACCGACTCGGCCACCCGGCGCGGTTCGTCCCGGTCGAAATCGGCGGGCTTGCCCGTGTCGATGTTGCAGAAGTCGCAACGCCGGGTGCACTGCTCCCCGCCGATGAGGAACGTGGCCTCACGGTCCTCCCAGCATTCGAAGATGTTGGGGCAGGCCGCCTCCTGGCACACCGTGTGCAGGCCCTCGGACTTCACCAGCCCGATGAGCTCCTTGTACTGCGGGCCCATCTTCAGCCGGGTCTTGATCCACTCCGGCTTGCGCTCGATCGGGGTCTGGCTGTTCCGTGCCTCAATGCGCAGGAGCTTGCGCCCCTCAGGTGTCACCGTTGTCACCCGTTCAGCCTACGTCGCGGTTTCCGGGATCGGCACACCGCGGCCGCCCGGCCCGGCGGCGGGGGGCTCGATGCAGTATCGGGATCATCTCGAACGAGTGACGGTACCGGCCGGGGCGCCGCGGATTCGCGTGTTTCGGCCATCTCTTTCCCCGGACGTCTCTAGGGTGGCTCCCTGTCGTCACGAAGAGTCGTCACGGGTCGTCCGAGCGGTGTGGACAGGAGGAGCGCAGTGGGTCTGGCAATGTCGTACCTCAGGGTGCCGCCGGTGCTGGAGGGTGAGTCGGATCCCGGCCGGGTCGCCCGCCACGTGTTCGGCGACCGCGAGTGGCGCCGCCGCGCCGCGCCCCCGCCCGTCGACCTCGGCGGCGCCTGGCAGGCCCTGCACTACCTGCTGACGGGCGACGCGTGGGACGGCCGCCAGCCGGACGCGGACGTGGTGTGCGGCGGCCGGCTGCTGACCGAGGACGGCGCCGACGAGCTCGGCATGGACGTCATCTACCTGGCCCCTGACCGCGTCAAGCCCGCCGCCGACCACCTGGCCGCGACCCCGTTCGCCGACGTCGCCGCCCGGTTCGATCCCGCCGCGATGCACGCTGCGGGCGTCCAGGATGCCGCCGGGCTGGGCGCGGCCGCCCGCGACGAGGTGCTCGCGCCCGCCTACGAGGCCCTGACGGACTTCTTCCGGGCCGCCGCCGACGCGGGCGAGGCCGTCTACAAGGTGATGATCGCGTCCTGACGGCCCGTCAGA
Proteins encoded in this region:
- a CDS encoding YfbM family protein encodes the protein MGLAMSYLRVPPVLEGESDPGRVARHVFGDREWRRRAAPPPVDLGGAWQALHYLLTGDAWDGRQPDADVVCGGRLLTEDGADELGMDVIYLAPDRVKPAADHLAATPFADVAARFDPAAMHAAGVQDAAGLGAAARDEVLAPAYEALTDFFRAAADAGEAVYKVMIAS
- the lipA gene encoding lipoyl synthase is translated as MTTVTPEGRKLLRIEARNSQTPIERKPEWIKTRLKMGPQYKELIGLVKSEGLHTVCQEAACPNIFECWEDREATFLIGGEQCTRRCDFCNIDTGKPADFDRDEPRRVAESVVTMGLKYATVTGVARDDLEDGGAWLYAETVRRIHAAVPGCGVELLIPDFNAEPEQLAEVFSSRPEVLAHNVETVPRIFRRIRPGFRYERSLEVITRAREDGLVTKSNLILGMGETREEVSAALRDLHDAGCELITITQYLRPSPRHHPVERWVKPEEFVELSDEAKEIGFAGVMSGPLVRSSYRAGRLYRQAVEARDA